The following are encoded together in the Oncorhynchus clarkii lewisi isolate Uvic-CL-2024 chromosome 25, UVic_Ocla_1.0, whole genome shotgun sequence genome:
- the LOC139384183 gene encoding coiled-coil domain-containing protein 175 has product MASCLVPDFPAVLVALEHLGELDKQLRDEGVPFSPEASHHLKEIAAAITELETSRRVVHEQLEVETIETSKLRHQCQNIHDDVQNEISAGVAAARNINAGQITQLQDELNSIVQEIELMEKKQEVLEKQNAILYPERELVKGDHENVINQLNYQLSEKANKQILLNETMNEIKEGKAKITDVENTKVELEEDMIQERKMFVETNENLQRECEEVINNIQDQKKNNEKKRRELDIFLAELLDKEDKVTEQKKHIVQLEQSIAKLTASEIQYKEQLADEINTFEELVLQKEFHVKELAEVRIAFELKVQALQEKIVEVDGEMEEGQIVNAIRLESIAKMSDRFKAQRKEEDDVMAEHLNVSRRLEKSRLRLEERIASIAKHKIEIREMDEEIKQLHETNIVNADLFERNVEELHGQLNKEKRNIAIFEVEKEVLCQSLENLKKDQVQHVKEVNSNIGLTRRRFEELLEEEKKLREHVFMGALIERLSNKIVKAEEGNEQMTISYNAEIQQFITEAESVIQSRLEKEEDLKGKESILEDAEAQFDIDQSRHQKLKNHTSELKSKNNHLELFIQDMKESTSTLLKPKEDMKRSLEGLREKHMELLTSHTANIIATEKSIYDNGMMLEQVNMENSRLHVCIEQMKEDIWNTRKDQERHTKEIGWLKEEVHSLFESLLDAWAEDTVVTEESSERDHKILEAIYRLMTKIHNRKFQLGDINSRLEEELKGMSSLLASNKSSIALKEQGN; this is encoded by the exons ATGGCATCTTGCTTAGTGCCTGACTTTCCAGCTGTTCTGGTTGCTTTGGAGCATTTGGGCGAATTAG ACAAGCAGCtgagggatgagggagttccATTCAGTCCTGAGGCCAGTCATCACCTGAAAGAAATAGCTGCTGCCATCACTGAACTG GAGACTTCCAGAAGAGTAGTCCATGAACAACTGGAGGTAGAAACTATTGAAACAAGCAAACTCCGACATCAATGCCAGAATATCCATGATGATGTTCAGAATGAGATATCAG CTGGTGTTGCGGCTGCAAGAAATATAAATGCGGGTCAAATTACTCAACTCCAAGATGAACTGAACAGTATAGTGCAAGAAATAGAATTAATGGAGAAAAAACAGGAAGTCCTTGAAAAGCAAAATGCTATTCTTTA TCCTGAGAGAGAGTTGGTAAAAGGTGACCATGAAAATGTCATCAACCAATTAAACTACCAGCTGTCAGAGAAGGCCAATAAACAGATTCTGCTCAATGAAACAATGAACGAGATCAAAGAAGGGAAAGCCAAGATCACAGATGTGGAGAACACTAAAGTGGAGCTAGAGGAAGACATGATTcaagagaggaagatgtttgtTGAAACAAATGAGAATCTTCAGAGAGAG TGTGAGGAAGTCATCAATAACATACAGGACCAGAAGAAGAACAATGAGAAGAAACGCAGGGAGCTGGACATTTTTTTAGCAGAACTGTTGGATAAGGAGGACAAAGTCACAGAGCAAAAAAAA CACATTGTCCAGTTAGAGCAAAGTATAGCCAAACTGACAGCGTCTGAAATCCAATACAAAGAGCAGCTGGCAGACGAGATCAACACATTTGAGGAACTTGTTCTTCAGAA GGAATTTCATGTAAAGGAGTTGGCTGAAGTGAGAATTGCATTTGAACTGAAAGTTCAGGCACTACAGGAAAAGATTGTAGAG GtggatggtgagatggaggagGGCCAGATAGTGAATGCCATCCGCCTGGAGTCTATTGCTAAGATGTCTGACAGATTTAAAGCTCAAAGGAAAGAGGAGGACGACGTCATGGCTGAACACCTCAATGTCTCAAGACG CTTAGAAAAGTCCAGACTTAGACTTGAGGAGCGCATTGCATCGATCGCTAAACATAAAATTGAGATCAGAGAAATGGATGAAGAGATCAAACAACTCCATGAAACCAATAT AGTTAATGCAGACCTGTTTGAAAGAAATGTGGAGGAACTGCATGGACAGCTCAATAAAGAAAAGAGGAACAT AGCAATCTTTGAAGTTGAAAAAGAAGTACTGTGCCAGTCTCTGGAGAATCTAAAAAAAGATCAAGTACAGCATGTGAAAGAGGTCAACTCTAATATTGGTTTAACCAGGAGGAGATTTGAGGAACTGCTTGAAGAG GAGAAGAAACTCAGAGAGCATGTATTCATGGGTGCGTTGATTGAACGTCTCAGTAACAAGATTGTTAAGGCAGAGGAGGGGAATGAACAGATGACCATTTCCTACAATGCCGAGATCCAACAGTTCATc ACTGAAGCGGAGTCAGTGATACAGAGCCgactggagaaggaggaggacctGAAGGGTAAAGAGTCTATCTTGGAGGATGCGGAGGCCCAGTTTGACATTGACCAGTCCAGGCACCAAAAACTAAAAAACCATACCTCAG AGTTAAAGAGTAAGAACAATCATCTGGAGCTCTTCATCCAGGATATGAAAGAGAGCACTAGTACTCTTCTCAAACCAAAG GAGGACATGAAGAGGAGTCTAGAGGGTTTGCGTGAGAAACACATGGAGCTGCTGACGTCTCACACTGCAAACATCATCGCCACGGAGAAGAGCATCTATGACAACGGGATGATGCTGGAGCAGGTCAATATGGAGAACAGTAGACTGCATGTG TGTATTGAACAAATGAAGGAGGACATATGGAACACCAGGAAAGACCAGGAAAGACACACAAAGGAGATTGGGTGGCTGAAAGAGGAGGTTCATTCTCTATTTG AGAGCCTGCTTGATGCTTGGGCAGAGGACACTGTGGTGACTGAG GAATCTTCAGAGAGAGACCACAAGATTCTGGAGGCTATCTACAGACTCATGACCAAGATCCACAACAGGAAGTTCCAACTGGGGGATATCaacagtagactagaggaggaacTGAAGGGCATGAGTTCCCTGTTAGCCAGTAATAAATCAAGCATTGCACTTAAAGAACAGGGCAACTAA
- the LOC139383410 gene encoding JNK1/MAPK8-associated membrane protein-like isoform X2 — MAVAMSSTCPGHYCGKMLINGSFDGECGVCPRGEKTNMQKICEKCTESPELYDWLYLGFMAMLPLVLHWFFIEWYSGKKSALFQHITALFECSAAAMVTLLVNDPVGLLSIRSCRVQMLSDWYTMLYNPSPDYITTLHCTQEAVFPLYTIVLIYYAFCLVCMMLLRPLLVKKIACGLGKSDRFKSIYAALYFFPILTVLQAVGGGLLYYAFPYIILVLSLVTLAVYMSASEIQSFKNLAAKKKRLVVLFSHWLLHAYGIISISRLDKLEQDLPLLALVPGPALFYLLTARFTEPSRILSEGGNGH, encoded by the exons ATGG CCGTAGCCATGAGTTCAACCTGTCCGGGACATTATTGTGGCAAGATGTTGATAAATGGCTCATTTGATGGAGAATGTGGG GTATGTCCCAGAGGAGAGAAGACAAACATGCAGAAGATCTGTGAGAAGTGTACAGAATCCCCTGAACTTTATGACTGGCTGTACCTGGGCTTCATGGCAATGCTGCCACTGGTTCTACACTGGTTCTTCATCGAGTGGTACTCTGGGAAGAAAAG TGCCCTCTTCCAACACATCACAGCCCTGTTTGAGTGCAGCGCTGCGGCTATGGTGACTCTGCTGGTCAACGACCCAGTGGGTCTGCTGTCTATCAGATCCTGCAGAGTCCAGATGCTTTCAGACTGGTACACCATGCTGTACAACCCCAGCCCAGACTACATCACCACTCTACACTGCACACAGGAAGCTGTCTTTCCCCT GTACACTATAGTGTTGATCTACTAcgccttctgcctggtgtgtaTGATGCTGCTGCGGCCACTCCTGGTCAAGAAGATCGCCTGTGGTCTGGGGAAATCTGACCGCTTCAAGAGCATCTACGCTGCTCTCTACTTCTTCCCCATCCTGACAGTCCTGCAAGCTGTGGGAGGCGGCCTGCTCT ATTATGCTTTTCCATACATTATTTTGGTGTTGTCCCTGGTTACCCTGGCAGTGTACATGTCAGCCTCAGAAATACAG TCTTTCAAGAATCTCGCTGCCAAGAAGAAGAGGTTGGTGGTGCTCTTCAGCCATTGGCTACTTCACGCGTATGGCATCATCTCCATCTCCCGATTGGATAAACTGGAGCAGGACCTACCTCTATTGGCCCTGGTACCTGGACCCGCCCTTTTCTACCTGCTCACTGCCAGGTTCACTGAACCTAGCCGGATTCTGTCAGAAGGCGGCAACGGCCACTAG
- the LOC139383410 gene encoding JNK1/MAPK8-associated membrane protein-like isoform X1 — protein MAVAMSSTCPGHYCGKMLINGSFDGECGVCPRGEKTNMQKICEKCTESPELYDWLYLGFMAMLPLVLHWFFIEWYSGKKSSSALFQHITALFECSAAAMVTLLVNDPVGLLSIRSCRVQMLSDWYTMLYNPSPDYITTLHCTQEAVFPLYTIVLIYYAFCLVCMMLLRPLLVKKIACGLGKSDRFKSIYAALYFFPILTVLQAVGGGLLYYAFPYIILVLSLVTLAVYMSASEIQSFKNLAAKKKRLVVLFSHWLLHAYGIISISRLDKLEQDLPLLALVPGPALFYLLTARFTEPSRILSEGGNGH, from the exons ATGG CCGTAGCCATGAGTTCAACCTGTCCGGGACATTATTGTGGCAAGATGTTGATAAATGGCTCATTTGATGGAGAATGTGGG GTATGTCCCAGAGGAGAGAAGACAAACATGCAGAAGATCTGTGAGAAGTGTACAGAATCCCCTGAACTTTATGACTGGCTGTACCTGGGCTTCATGGCAATGCTGCCACTGGTTCTACACTGGTTCTTCATCGAGTGGTACTCTGGGAAGAAAAG CTCCAGTGCCCTCTTCCAACACATCACAGCCCTGTTTGAGTGCAGCGCTGCGGCTATGGTGACTCTGCTGGTCAACGACCCAGTGGGTCTGCTGTCTATCAGATCCTGCAGAGTCCAGATGCTTTCAGACTGGTACACCATGCTGTACAACCCCAGCCCAGACTACATCACCACTCTACACTGCACACAGGAAGCTGTCTTTCCCCT GTACACTATAGTGTTGATCTACTAcgccttctgcctggtgtgtaTGATGCTGCTGCGGCCACTCCTGGTCAAGAAGATCGCCTGTGGTCTGGGGAAATCTGACCGCTTCAAGAGCATCTACGCTGCTCTCTACTTCTTCCCCATCCTGACAGTCCTGCAAGCTGTGGGAGGCGGCCTGCTCT ATTATGCTTTTCCATACATTATTTTGGTGTTGTCCCTGGTTACCCTGGCAGTGTACATGTCAGCCTCAGAAATACAG TCTTTCAAGAATCTCGCTGCCAAGAAGAAGAGGTTGGTGGTGCTCTTCAGCCATTGGCTACTTCACGCGTATGGCATCATCTCCATCTCCCGATTGGATAAACTGGAGCAGGACCTACCTCTATTGGCCCTGGTACCTGGACCCGCCCTTTTCTACCTGCTCACTGCCAGGTTCACTGAACCTAGCCGGATTCTGTCAGAAGGCGGCAACGGCCACTAG